One Dioscorea cayenensis subsp. rotundata cultivar TDr96_F1 chromosome 15, TDr96_F1_v2_PseudoChromosome.rev07_lg8_w22 25.fasta, whole genome shotgun sequence genomic region harbors:
- the LOC120277272 gene encoding transmembrane protein 18-like has translation MDELKALLNSQADAVEKLAGELRAGLRPAIDNFIGFFHAVDWKEPWLMCLFVFQFALLLTAILTRRNDKAQFSLSILAFCGIYFAERLNNFLRENWRSFSKQNYFDPHGLFLSVFWSGPLLLISMLVVINTLYTLCRLIVKWKRAELRHRAKLVESKLD, from the exons ATGGATGAACTGAAGGCGTTGCTCAATTCCCAAGCGGACGCTGTGGAGAAGCTCGCCGGAGAGCTCCGTGCGGGGCTCCGACCTGCTATTGATAACTTCATCGGCTTCTTTCATGCCGTTGATTGGAAG GAGCCTTGGttgatgtgtttgtttgtgttccAATTCGCTTTGTTACTGACTGCGATTTTGACGAGGAGAAATGATAAAGCTCAGTTCTCACTATCCATTCTGGCTT TTTGTGGCATATATTTCGCCGAGAGACTAAACAATTTTCTGAGAGAGAACTGGAGGAGCTTTTCGAAGCAAAATTACTTTGATCCTCACGgtttatttttatctgttttCTGGTCTGGCCCACTTCTTTTGATATCAATGTTAGTAGTG ATCAATACTCTCTATACATTGTGTCGGCTTATCGTTAAATGGAAAAGGGCGGAGCTCAGACACCGAGCAAAACTTGTTGAAAGCAAGCTGGATTGA
- the LOC120277270 gene encoding uncharacterized protein At5g49945-like: MMAHSPPIAGGLLLLLVLLGAAIHIPRCLLAAHPHFEGLDDASDAVIDDDHFDYEPSIPSPVISVSYHEPPSDPSPPPPPPSPIAESELWDEDEFEGIPILNFISYPPDGDRVQAPAPSPSDAPERSPWFTYSIEFTFTFFLISFVINYFDGKRKNELIVVAWASKFATRDSIFSKNFSFIGAGDGNNAPYLLKERPDVFKIWASGRNYCKGFVATMKLKKRHDLISRIWDMVRLKRDTITFEVMMKENAMDHVVLAVARSKASKAMLKEEKDLQRFANVLAWTPAGRKWVSEELAIVAESKEVAGDLITEAVLDQVLGEEAFKKFGKEFISLHFSDQYPGSHSKMLIFKFTLPDAKNMADMTMLASLVPYYVDLIGRYNLSSQARSRTDAARMKAAQDASKELQNARREALQKQKEEKRKLMDEADAKLTADAINRRLEKERSRQKKSKPPKKML; encoded by the exons ATGATGGCACACTCGCCGCCGATCGCCGGCggtctcctcctcctcctggtGCTCCTCGGCGCCGCCATCCACATCCCACGCTGCCTCCTCGCTGCTCATCCGCACTTCGAAGGCTTGGACGATGCCTCGGATGCCGTGATAGACGATGACCACTTCGATTACGAACCCTCCATCCCATCCCCAGTAATCTCCGTCTCCTACCATGAACCACCCTCCGATCcctcacctcctcctcctccgcccTCCCCCATTGCCGAGTCCGAGCTCTGGGACGAGGACGAATTCGAAGGCATCCCCATTCTCAACTTCATCTCGTACCCCCCAGATGGAGATCGAGTTCAAGCTCCTGCTCCCTCGCCTTCTGATGCTCCAGAACGCTCCCCGTGGTTTACCTACTCGATCGAGTTCACGTTCACcttcttcttgatttcattCGTGATCAATTACTTCGACGGGAAACGTAAAAACGAGCTCATCGTCGTCGCCTGGGCCTCCAAATTCGCCACCCGGGACTCCATTTTCAGCAAGAACTTTAGCTTCATTGGCGCTGGTGACGGCAACAACGCCCCTTACCTCCTGAAAGAACGCCCAGATGTCTTCAAGATCTGGGCCAGCGGAAGAAACTACTGCAAGGGTTTTGTAGCTACAATGAAGCTGAAAAAGCGGCATGATTTGATATCCAGGATTTGGGATATGGTACGCTTGAAGAGGGATACGATCACCTTCGAGGTGATGATGAAGGAGAATGCCATGGATCATGTGGTGCTTGCGGTGGCAAGGAGTAAGGCCTCCAAGGCCATGCTGAAGGAGGAGAAGGATTTGCAGAGGTTTGCGAACGTGTTGGCATGGACCCCAGCAGGGAGGAAGTGGGTTTCTGAGGAGCTCGCCATTGTTGCAGAATCAAAGGAGGTCGCTGGGGATCTTATCACTGAGGCTGTTCTTGATCAG GTTCTTGGCGAGgaggcatttaaaaaatttggaaagGAATTCATCTCACTGCACTTTTCCGATCAATATCCAGGCTCTCATTCGAAAATGCTAATTTTCAAGTTCACACTTCCAGATGCCAAAAACATGGCTGACATGACAATGCTAGCTTCTCTTGTCCCTTATTATGTCGACTTAATTGGGCGCTACAATCTTAGCTCTCAG GCTCGGTCTAGAACAGATGCTGCAAGGATGAAGGCTGCCCAAGACGCATCCAAAGAACTGCAAAACGCAAGACGAGAGGCTCTGCAGAAAcagaaggaagaaaaaagaaagcttATGGATGAGGCTGATGCTAAGCTTACTGCCGATGCAATTAACAGAAGACTAGAGAAAGAACGCTCGCGCCAGAAGAAATCAAAGCCTCCAAAAAAGATGCTCTGA